Proteins co-encoded in one Synechococcus elongatus PCC 6301 genomic window:
- a CDS encoding FTR1 family iron permease: protein MNWTTALPSFLITLREGFEAALVVGIVLACLAKADRPDLKRWVYLGLLAGLLASLLLGLLLGNALGTLSAAQFYYAPALRLLLEALLCAIAVGLLSWMLIWMTQQSRSLKSEVEQGIQQAIRAGSDRAVFGIVFAAVLREGFETVIFLLTQGQRGWLPSLGAIAGLSGAGLLGWAIFRGSIRLNLRRFFQVMGVLLLVITGGLLLTALRKLDGGLGLLNQLSQGRWGLCQSAASCVLGPQLWDLQAVLPDRQFPGLFLKLIAGYSDRLFLIPAIAYIIFWIGVGGLYFRSLRSPQPTKTPAPQES from the coding sequence ATGAATTGGACGACTGCGCTGCCAAGCTTCTTGATTACCCTGCGCGAGGGATTTGAAGCCGCACTCGTGGTGGGCATTGTCCTCGCTTGCTTGGCCAAAGCCGATCGCCCTGACCTAAAGCGCTGGGTTTACCTCGGACTTTTGGCCGGACTCCTGGCCAGTCTGTTACTGGGGCTGCTCCTTGGTAATGCCCTCGGAACGCTGAGCGCCGCGCAGTTTTACTATGCTCCTGCCCTACGCCTACTCCTAGAAGCCCTGCTCTGTGCGATCGCTGTCGGGTTACTCAGCTGGATGCTGATCTGGATGACCCAGCAATCGCGATCGCTGAAATCGGAGGTGGAGCAAGGAATTCAGCAAGCAATTCGAGCAGGGAGCGATCGCGCCGTCTTTGGCATTGTTTTTGCGGCGGTCTTGCGCGAAGGCTTTGAAACCGTGATCTTCCTGCTAACCCAAGGGCAACGTGGTTGGTTGCCGAGTCTAGGGGCAATCGCGGGTCTAAGTGGCGCTGGCCTGTTGGGTTGGGCAATCTTTCGAGGCAGCATCCGGCTCAATCTGCGGCGTTTTTTCCAAGTTATGGGCGTCCTCCTGCTGGTGATTACGGGTGGACTGCTACTGACCGCGCTACGGAAGCTCGACGGCGGACTCGGCCTGCTCAATCAACTCAGCCAAGGCCGTTGGGGACTCTGCCAGAGTGCAGCATCTTGTGTGCTAGGGCCACAACTCTGGGATCTGCAAGCCGTCCTACCCGATCGCCAATTCCCAGGACTGTTCCTCAAATTAATTGCAGGCTACAGCGATCGCCTCTTCCTCATTCCTGCTATTGCCTACATCATCTTCTGGATTGGAGTGGGTGGCCTTTACTTCCGCAGCCTGCGATCGCCCCAACCCACCAAAACACCTGCTCCGCAGGAGTCCTGA
- the cysE gene encoding serine O-acetyltransferase, which translates to MFKTLAADFRIIFERDPAARNGLEVLLCYPGFQALVCHRVAHWLYQQRLPVIPRLLSHLSRLLTGVEIHPGARLGQGIFIDHGMGVVIGETAIVGDYCLIYQGVTLGGTGKQSGKRHPTLANNVVVGAGAKVLGNIQIGENVRIGAGSVVLRDVPSDCTVVGIPGRVIYRSGVRVDPLDHSQMPDSEARVIRMLLDRIEALEDQLEGLNLPPAEEAIDVTLAPVGDRCQLRDRTIEEFLDGAGI; encoded by the coding sequence GTGTTTAAAACGCTGGCTGCCGATTTCCGCATCATCTTTGAACGGGACCCCGCTGCCCGCAACGGGCTGGAAGTCCTGCTGTGCTACCCCGGATTTCAGGCGCTAGTTTGCCATCGGGTTGCTCATTGGCTCTATCAGCAGCGCTTGCCAGTGATTCCGCGCCTGTTGTCGCATCTCAGCCGTCTACTGACGGGAGTGGAAATTCACCCCGGGGCTCGCCTCGGTCAAGGCATTTTCATCGACCACGGCATGGGCGTGGTGATTGGTGAAACGGCGATCGTTGGCGACTACTGCCTGATTTATCAGGGTGTAACCCTCGGCGGTACGGGTAAGCAAAGCGGAAAACGCCACCCAACGCTAGCTAACAACGTCGTGGTTGGCGCTGGAGCGAAGGTACTCGGCAATATCCAGATCGGCGAGAATGTCCGCATTGGTGCTGGTTCGGTGGTGCTGCGAGATGTGCCCTCAGACTGCACGGTGGTTGGTATTCCCGGCCGCGTCATCTATCGTTCTGGCGTGCGCGTCGATCCACTGGATCACAGCCAGATGCCCGACTCGGAAGCGCGGGTGATTCGGATGCTGCTCGATCGCATCGAAGCGCTTGAGGATCAACTGGAAGGGCTCAATCTTCCACCTGCCGAAGAAGCCATCGATGTCACCTTGGCTCCCGTGGGCGATCGCTGTCAACTACGCGATCGCACGATTGAAGAATTTTTAGACGGCGCGGGCATCTAA
- a CDS encoding LysR family transcriptional regulator, translating into MNITQLQILAAVVETGNFSAAALQLDLSQSAVSRAIAALEDELGVVLLSRGRFGARPTRVGERVLQLAQRMLQLHDSIVHEVNLEKGLQGGHLRIASFRSAATHVLPPRLALFRQRCPGVSVSIIETDPQGVEQALREGKVDIGLLPLPRSEEFDTWEITRDEYVVLLPSTAHPLGQPLTWAQLSRYEFILYNYAECTTAVRQHWATARQELKVAYEIKEDSTIVSMVAQGLGAAILPRLAAVPIPPEVAAHSLPIPLERVIGAAILASALQVPSVFAFLDVLRQTAPEVRATG; encoded by the coding sequence ATGAACATTACGCAATTGCAGATTTTGGCGGCCGTCGTTGAAACGGGTAATTTTTCGGCGGCAGCGCTGCAGCTCGATCTCTCTCAATCGGCTGTCAGCCGAGCGATCGCGGCGCTGGAGGATGAGCTGGGTGTGGTGTTGCTATCGCGTGGGCGGTTTGGGGCTAGGCCGACTCGGGTCGGTGAGCGGGTTCTGCAACTAGCGCAGCGAATGTTGCAGCTACACGACAGCATTGTGCACGAGGTCAATCTTGAAAAAGGGCTGCAAGGTGGCCATTTGCGGATTGCTTCCTTCCGTAGTGCTGCCACCCATGTGCTGCCACCGCGCTTGGCGCTGTTTCGACAGCGTTGTCCCGGCGTCAGTGTCAGCATCATTGAAACTGATCCGCAGGGGGTTGAGCAGGCATTGCGGGAGGGCAAGGTCGATATTGGCCTGCTGCCGCTACCGCGATCGGAGGAGTTTGATACTTGGGAAATCACGCGCGATGAATACGTGGTGCTCCTGCCCAGCACTGCGCATCCCTTGGGGCAGCCACTCACTTGGGCGCAGCTCTCGCGCTATGAGTTCATCCTCTACAACTATGCAGAATGCACCACGGCCGTTCGCCAGCATTGGGCGACGGCTCGCCAGGAGCTCAAGGTGGCTTACGAAATCAAGGAGGATTCCACGATCGTCAGCATGGTTGCCCAAGGGTTAGGAGCAGCGATCTTGCCCCGTTTGGCTGCCGTGCCGATTCCTCCAGAAGTCGCTGCCCACTCCCTACCCATTCCGTTGGAGCGAGTGATCGGGGCGGCGATTTTAGCGAGTGCCCTGCAGGTGCCGTCCGTTTTTGCCTTTCTGGATGTCCTGCGCCAAACTGCGCCAGAGGTTCGCGCCACAGGCTAG